From the Methanonatronarchaeum thermophilum genome, the window ACCTTGATAGAAACCGCTGAGTCTCCAAAACCTCTTTTTCAGTTCTTGAAGTATAATCCGAAGTATGCCTATATGGAGCAACCATAGCATGCCCAGGGTTATAGGGATATTTATTAAGCAACAAAAAACAACTTTCTCCTCTATACAAAATCAAGTTCTCCCTATCCCTACCAACATCCTGTTCAGGCAAACTACAGAAAACACAATCTACATCATCATTTTTAGCCTTCCTAACATACTTGATTCTCCAAGGTGCAAAAATACGTTCCATCATCATGAATTAAATACCTGGACCCGTATTTATTTTTTGATGAAGAAAGTTAACGATGTAGAAATAGAAGACACATACTGCGAAGCATTCGATGGATTATACACAAGACTACAGATAACAGCTGGAGACAAAAAAAGACTAAAACAAGCAACCGAAGGATCAACTGCCCTTCCCTGCACAGTCTTCAACGAATCAGAAGGAGGAGTCGAAACCTACTTAAACAAAACAGAAACCATAGACGGAAGACCAGGATCAATAATACAGATATGGGTCAACAAAACCGGTGGAAAAGAAAAACTAGAACACGAAACCGCTAAAAGAATTCGACAAGGAATACTCGTAGTACCCGAAACAAAAGTATTCAACCAAACAAACTCCAACAAAAAAATCGACACAATGAAAAAAATAGGACACTGCGGCGATGGATACGAATGGACCGAAAAAAGACACAACAGAGAAATGATAAACATCCCAATAATGATGGGAGAATTCCTAATCGAAAAACAAATCGCCTACAACACAGGCATAATGGGCGGAAACATATGGTACTACTGCGACTCAAACAAAACAGCACTAAAAGCAGGAGACGCAGCACTCAAAGAAATCAAAAAAATAAAAGGAACAACAACCCCCTTCCAAATATGCTCAGCCGGATCAAAAGTCGAAACCAACTACCCAGAAATAGGCCCCACAACAAACCACCCATACTGCCCAACACTAAAAAACAAAATAAAACAATCAAAAGTACCAAAACAAACAAAATCAATACCAGAAATAGTCATCAACGGAACAAACAAAAAAGCCATAAAAAAAGCAATGAAAAAAACAATACAAACAATAACCCAACACAAAGGAGTACAAAAAATATCAGCAGGAAACTTCGGAGGAGAACTAGGCAAACACAAAATACACCTACACGACCTAATCTAATTCAATCTAATCCAATCCAATCTAATTTAGCTTAATCTAAGTCCACTTTACTTGATTTTCTCTCTAGATTACCTATTTATACGAAACAATATAAAAGATGGAGATTAAGTCTTGAGGTAATTTAAAAATAAAAAAAGGATGAGGGACTCAAGGATAGTGGCCGGTATGGATAGGGAGTAGTTTGGTCTTTGTTTAATCAAGTTTTAAGCATCTAAACTTGATTTATTAAATCCCTCTTTTTTTCTTTTCTATGGTTTTTTTGTTGTTTTTTTGTTTTGTTGTGTTTCAGTCTTTGTCTGAGACTTTTGCTTCTTCGAAAGTCATCATGTCGGTTAAAACGCTGCACGCTGATTGTATTATTGGCATGACTAGTACTGCGCCTGTTCCTTCACCTAGACGCATGTTGAAGTCGACAAGTTCCGTTAATCCGATGTGGTTTAGTGTGGCTGCGTGTCCAGATTCAACGGAAT encodes:
- a CDS encoding HIT family protein, whose product is MMMERIFAPWRIKYVRKAKNDDVDCVFCSLPEQDVGRDRENLILYRGESCFLLLNKYPYNPGHAMVAPYRHTSDYTSRTEKEVLETQRFLSRYIEASDEVFNPDGYNVGTNLGRVAGAGIDTHIHTHIVPRWEGDSNFMPVLGDTRVISQDLKESYDEIKERLKL
- a CDS encoding formylmethanofuran--tetrahydromethanopterin N-formyltransferase, with translation MKKVNDVEIEDTYCEAFDGLYTRLQITAGDKKRLKQATEGSTALPCTVFNESEGGVETYLNKTETIDGRPGSIIQIWVNKTGGKEKLEHETAKRIRQGILVVPETKVFNQTNSNKKIDTMKKIGHCGDGYEWTEKRHNREMINIPIMMGEFLIEKQIAYNTGIMGGNIWYYCDSNKTALKAGDAALKEIKKIKGTTTPFQICSAGSKVETNYPEIGPTTNHPYCPTLKNKIKQSKVPKQTKSIPEIVINGTNKKAIKKAMKKTIQTITQHKGVQKISAGNFGGELGKHKIHLHDLI